Proteins encoded by one window of Chiroxiphia lanceolata isolate bChiLan1 chromosome 26, bChiLan1.pri, whole genome shotgun sequence:
- the PLEKHH3 gene encoding pleckstrin homology domain-containing family H member 3 isoform X1, which yields MPFPGGLWWLLCCRRGFTLLRRDYGEAEREADGEAEEEEEASFELRTQGDQGSLEVSLSQPTRSSSGSERSLLVAEEMRSLIMEKGPGPVEDDPDALVKGWLQREMRGCMKTPWIRPRKYWFVLTPDSLDYYSSNEKGARRLGSLVLTSLCSVLWPDKQLYKETGYWSVTVFGRKHCYRLYTEHLNEAVHWVCAVQKVIDSKAPVQTPTQLLMRDVEEHSSSPEVLEQIYRCNPILRYTSGPLYAPLLPFPYGSLDQSAPGPRSYTTLRDEAVKLFNSLQQLESERDPVPLMQGVLQTCLDLPPLVDEIYCQLVKQTTEPPAPGGQGDLHYWQLLTCMSCTFLPSPPVLRFLHFHLDKTESCFPASEMAKYACFIREALGKTKGRECVPSLEEILMLMQRQEMICTVHCPGAPACSVAISSHTTAEEVAQELVSRLGLSQSPNLFALYEQSRRREQPVGSATLLADVLTRFENLAGEQREQDPPCRLCFKHYGFLDTDNVPRDSLEFALLFEQAHEMVLRGYVPTSEETLQTLAALRLQSLNSDFSTHAPFPRLEELFPPHVLHARLPPPPHRPPAKCRGARLRAGLLAGGLWGQALAKQRAERDQRLRGRLREEGASTMAAIVEKWKLLQGMGRPEAMAAYVALVREWPGFGSTLFDVDLHVVRPWPGRVWGQPWQWVALTPLSSQSPVGAGPQRLWLGIGAKAVSLYKPGEPEPLDSFCYGRISSFGASDSSTFRLSVEDRDLLFETSQVDEIAQLLNTYLASAGAQRLPRPQESPTSPPTSESTLLPQGLCHAAGPWQHRPPVGSSHS from the exons ggATCCCTGGAGGTGAGCCTGAGCCAGCCCACTCGTAGCAGCAGTGGCTCAGAGCG GTCCCTGCTTGTCGCAGAGGAGATGCGCAGCCTCATCATGGAGAAGGGCCCAGGGCCAGTGGAGGATGACCCTGATGCTCTCGTGAAAG GCTGGCTGCAGCGGGAGATGCGGGGCTGCATGAAGACTCCCTGGATTCGTCCTCGGAAGTACTGGTTCGTGCTGACGCCTGACTCCCTGGACTACTACAGCAGCAACGAGAAGGGGGCCCGGCGGCTGGGCTCCCTCGTGCTCACcagcctctgctctgtgctctggccAGACAAGCAGCTCTACAAGGAGACGG GCTACTGGAGCGTGACGGTGTTTGGCAGGAAGCATTGCTACCGCCTGTACACGGAGCACCTGAACGAGGCCGTGCACTGGGTGTGTGCCGTGCAGAAGGTCATTGACAGCAAAGCGCCCGTGCAGAcgcccacccagctgctcatGCGTGATGTGGAG gagcacagcagcagccccgaGGTTCTGGAGCAGATCTACCGCTGCAACCCCATCCTGCGCTACACCAGCGGCCCTCTCTACGCTCccctgctgcccttcccttACGGCAGCCTGGACCAAAGTG cccccggcccccgcAGCTACACCACACTGCGTGATGAGGCTGTGAAGCTCTTCAActcactgcagcagctggagtcGGAGCGGGACCCGGTGCCGCTGATGCAGGGCGTCCTGCAGACCTGCCTGGACCTGCCGCCGCTGGTGGATGAGATCTACTGCCAGCTGGTGAAGCAGACCACGGAGCCGCCGGCGCCGGGCGGGCAGGGCGACCTGCACTACTGGCAACTCCTCACCTGCATGAGCTGcaccttcctgccctccccGCCTGTCCTGCGCTTCCTGCACTTCCACCTGGACAA GACTGAGAGCTGTTTCCCTGCCTCGGAGATGGCCAAGTATGCCTGCTTCATCCGGGAGGCACTGGGAAAGACAAAGGGGCGGGAGTGTGTGCCTTCCCTGGAGGAGATCCTGATGCTGATGCAGCGGCAGGAGATGATCTGCACAGTTCACTGCCCTGGGGCACCTGCCTGCAGCGTGGCCATCAGCTCCCACACCACAGCTGAGGAG GTGGCCCAGGAGCTGGTGTCGCGCCTGGGGCTGTCCCAGAGCCCCAACCTCTTCGCGCTCTACGAGCAGTCCCGGCGGCGGGAGCAGCCGGTGGGCAGTGCCACATTGCTGGCTGATGTCCTCACGAGGTTTGAAAA cctggccgGGGAGCAGCGTGAGCAGGACCCGCCATGCCGGCTCTGCTTCAAACACTACGGCTTCCTGGACACGGACAATGTCCCACGGGACAGCCTGGAGTTCGCCCTTCTCTTCGAGCAG GCACACGAGATGGTGCTGCGGGGCTACGTGCCCACGTCGGAGGAGACGCTGCAGACGCTGGCAGCCCTGCGCCTGCAGAGCCTCAACAGCGACTTCTCCACCCACGCGCCCTTCCCGCGCCTGGAGGAGCTCTTCCCGCCCCACGTGCTGCACGCCCGCctgccacccccaccccaccGGCCCCCTGCCAAGTGCCGGGGGGCCCGGCTGCGTGCAGGGTTGCTGGCCGGCGGGCTCTGGGGCCAGGCACTGGCCAAGCAGCGGGCGGAGCGGGACCAGCGCCTGCGGGGCCGCCTGCGTGAGGAGGGGGCCAGCACCATGGCCGCCATCGTGGAGAAGTggaagctgctgcagggcaTGGGCCGGCCCGAGGCCATGGCTGCCTACGTGGCCCTGGTGCGGGAGTGGCCTGGCTTTGGCTCCACGCTCTTCGATGTCGACCTGCAcgtggtgaggccctggccaggcagggtgtgggggcagccctggcagtgggTGGCCCTGACACCCCTCTCCTCACAGAGCCCAGTGGGTGCTGGCCCCCAGCGCCTGTGGCTGGGCATCGGGGCCAAGGCTGTCTCGCTCTACAAGCCGGGAGAGCCCGAGCCCTTGGACAGCTTCTGCTACGGCCGCATCTCCTCCTTTGGTGCCTCCGACAGCAGCACCTTTCGCCTCTCTGTGGAGGACCGAGACCTGCTTTTTGAGACCTCCCAG gtgGACGAGATCGCCCAGCTCCTCAACACGTACCTCGCCTCTGCAGGTGCCCAGCGGCTGCCCCGGCCCCAGGAAtcccccaccagcccccccaCCTCAGAGTCCACTCTGCTGCCCCAGGGGCTCTGCCATGCAGCTGGGCCCTGGCAGCACCGGCCACCGGTGGGTTCCTCCCACAGCTAG
- the PLEKHH3 gene encoding pleckstrin homology domain-containing family H member 3 isoform X2, giving the protein MPFPGGLWWLLCCRRGFTLLRRDYGEAEREADGEAEEEEEASFELRTQGDQGSLEVSLSQPTRSSSGSERSLLVAEEMRSLIMEKGPGPVEDDPDALVKGWLQREMRGCMKTPWIRPRKYWFVLTPDSLDYYSSNEKGARRLGSLVLTSLCSVLWPDKQLYKETGYWSVTVFGRKHCYRLYTEHLNEAVHWVCAVQKVIDSKAPVQTPTQLLMRDVEEHSSSPEVLEQIYRCNPILRYTSGPLYAPLLPFPYGSLDQSAPGPRSYTTLRDEAVKLFNSLQQLESERDPVPLMQGVLQTCLDLPPLVDEIYCQLVKQTTEPPAPGGQGDLHYWQLLTCMSCTFLPSPPVLRFLHFHLDKTESCFPASEMAKYACFIREALGKTKGRECVPSLEEILMLMQRQEMICTVHCPGAPACSVAISSHTTAEEVAQELVSRLGLSQSPNLFALYEQSRRREQPVGSATLLADVLTRFENLAGEQREQDPPCRLCFKHYGFLDTDNVPRDSLEFALLFEQAHEMVLRGYVPTSEETLQTLAALRLQSLNSDFSTHAPFPRLEELFPPHVLHARLPPPPHRPPAKCRGARLRAGLLAGGLWGQALAKQRAERDQRLRGRLREEGASTMAAIVEKWKLLQGMGRPEAMAAYVALVREWPGFGSTLFDVDLHVSPVGAGPQRLWLGIGAKAVSLYKPGEPEPLDSFCYGRISSFGASDSSTFRLSVEDRDLLFETSQVDEIAQLLNTYLASAGAQRLPRPQESPTSPPTSESTLLPQGLCHAAGPWQHRPPVGSSHS; this is encoded by the exons ggATCCCTGGAGGTGAGCCTGAGCCAGCCCACTCGTAGCAGCAGTGGCTCAGAGCG GTCCCTGCTTGTCGCAGAGGAGATGCGCAGCCTCATCATGGAGAAGGGCCCAGGGCCAGTGGAGGATGACCCTGATGCTCTCGTGAAAG GCTGGCTGCAGCGGGAGATGCGGGGCTGCATGAAGACTCCCTGGATTCGTCCTCGGAAGTACTGGTTCGTGCTGACGCCTGACTCCCTGGACTACTACAGCAGCAACGAGAAGGGGGCCCGGCGGCTGGGCTCCCTCGTGCTCACcagcctctgctctgtgctctggccAGACAAGCAGCTCTACAAGGAGACGG GCTACTGGAGCGTGACGGTGTTTGGCAGGAAGCATTGCTACCGCCTGTACACGGAGCACCTGAACGAGGCCGTGCACTGGGTGTGTGCCGTGCAGAAGGTCATTGACAGCAAAGCGCCCGTGCAGAcgcccacccagctgctcatGCGTGATGTGGAG gagcacagcagcagccccgaGGTTCTGGAGCAGATCTACCGCTGCAACCCCATCCTGCGCTACACCAGCGGCCCTCTCTACGCTCccctgctgcccttcccttACGGCAGCCTGGACCAAAGTG cccccggcccccgcAGCTACACCACACTGCGTGATGAGGCTGTGAAGCTCTTCAActcactgcagcagctggagtcGGAGCGGGACCCGGTGCCGCTGATGCAGGGCGTCCTGCAGACCTGCCTGGACCTGCCGCCGCTGGTGGATGAGATCTACTGCCAGCTGGTGAAGCAGACCACGGAGCCGCCGGCGCCGGGCGGGCAGGGCGACCTGCACTACTGGCAACTCCTCACCTGCATGAGCTGcaccttcctgccctccccGCCTGTCCTGCGCTTCCTGCACTTCCACCTGGACAA GACTGAGAGCTGTTTCCCTGCCTCGGAGATGGCCAAGTATGCCTGCTTCATCCGGGAGGCACTGGGAAAGACAAAGGGGCGGGAGTGTGTGCCTTCCCTGGAGGAGATCCTGATGCTGATGCAGCGGCAGGAGATGATCTGCACAGTTCACTGCCCTGGGGCACCTGCCTGCAGCGTGGCCATCAGCTCCCACACCACAGCTGAGGAG GTGGCCCAGGAGCTGGTGTCGCGCCTGGGGCTGTCCCAGAGCCCCAACCTCTTCGCGCTCTACGAGCAGTCCCGGCGGCGGGAGCAGCCGGTGGGCAGTGCCACATTGCTGGCTGATGTCCTCACGAGGTTTGAAAA cctggccgGGGAGCAGCGTGAGCAGGACCCGCCATGCCGGCTCTGCTTCAAACACTACGGCTTCCTGGACACGGACAATGTCCCACGGGACAGCCTGGAGTTCGCCCTTCTCTTCGAGCAG GCACACGAGATGGTGCTGCGGGGCTACGTGCCCACGTCGGAGGAGACGCTGCAGACGCTGGCAGCCCTGCGCCTGCAGAGCCTCAACAGCGACTTCTCCACCCACGCGCCCTTCCCGCGCCTGGAGGAGCTCTTCCCGCCCCACGTGCTGCACGCCCGCctgccacccccaccccaccGGCCCCCTGCCAAGTGCCGGGGGGCCCGGCTGCGTGCAGGGTTGCTGGCCGGCGGGCTCTGGGGCCAGGCACTGGCCAAGCAGCGGGCGGAGCGGGACCAGCGCCTGCGGGGCCGCCTGCGTGAGGAGGGGGCCAGCACCATGGCCGCCATCGTGGAGAAGTggaagctgctgcagggcaTGGGCCGGCCCGAGGCCATGGCTGCCTACGTGGCCCTGGTGCGGGAGTGGCCTGGCTTTGGCTCCACGCTCTTCGATGTCGACCTGCAcgtg AGCCCAGTGGGTGCTGGCCCCCAGCGCCTGTGGCTGGGCATCGGGGCCAAGGCTGTCTCGCTCTACAAGCCGGGAGAGCCCGAGCCCTTGGACAGCTTCTGCTACGGCCGCATCTCCTCCTTTGGTGCCTCCGACAGCAGCACCTTTCGCCTCTCTGTGGAGGACCGAGACCTGCTTTTTGAGACCTCCCAG gtgGACGAGATCGCCCAGCTCCTCAACACGTACCTCGCCTCTGCAGGTGCCCAGCGGCTGCCCCGGCCCCAGGAAtcccccaccagcccccccaCCTCAGAGTCCACTCTGCTGCCCCAGGGGCTCTGCCATGCAGCTGGGCCCTGGCAGCACCGGCCACCGGTGGGTTCCTCCCACAGCTAG
- the TUBG1 gene encoding tubulin gamma-1 chain, with protein MPREIITLQLGQCGNQIGFEFWKQLCAEHGISPEGIVEEFATEGTDRKDVFFYQADDEHYIPRAVLLDLEPRVIHSILNSPYANLYNPENIYLSEHGGGAGNNWASGFSQGEKIHEDIFDIIDREADGSDSLEGFVLCHSIAGGTGSGLGSYLLERLNDRYPKKLVETYSVFPNQDEMSDVVVQPYNSLLTLKRLTQNADCVVVLDNTALNRIATDRLHIQNPSFSQINQLVSTIMSASTTTLRYPGYMNNDLIGLIASLIPTPRLHFLMTGYTPLTTDQSVASVRKTTVLDVMRRLLQPKNVMVSTGRDRQTNHCYIAILNIIQGEVDPTQVHKSLQRIRERKLANFIPWGPASIQVALSRKSPYLPSAHRVSGLMMANHTNISSLFERTCRQYDKLRKREAFLEQFRKEDIFKDNFDELDNSREIVQQLIDEYHAATRPDYISWGTQEQ; from the exons ATGCCACGGGAGATCATCACCCTGCAGCTGGGCCAGTGCGGCAACCAGA TCGGGTTCGAGTTCTGGAAACAGCTCTGCGCCGAGCACGGCATCAGCCCTGAGGGCATTGTGGAGGAGTTTGCCACCGAGGGCACCGACCGCAAGGACGTCTTCTTCTACCAG GCCGACGATGAGCACTACATCCCACGGGCCGTGCTGCTGGACCTGGAGCCCCGCGTCATCCACTCCATTCTCAACTCCCCCTATGCCAACCTGTACAACCCAGAAAACATTTACCTGTCTGAGCACGGAGGGGGAGCTGGGAACAACTGGGCCAGTGGCTTCTCGCAG GGAGAAAAGATCCACGAAGATATTTTTGACATAATAGACAGAGAGGCTGATGGGAGTGACAGTTTGGAA GGGTTTGTGCTTTGCCACTCCATCGCTGGTGGAAcaggctctgggctgggctcgTACCTCCTGGAGAGACTGAATGACAG GTATCCCAAGAAGCTGGTGGAGACCTACTCAGTGTTCCCAAACCAGGATGAGATGAGCGATGTTGTAGTCCAGCCATACAACTCTCTGCTGACACTGAAGAGGCTGACTCAGAATGCTGACTGCGTG GTGGTTCTGGACAACACAGCCTTGAATCGTATCGCAACAGACCGGCTGCACATTCAGAACCCGTCATTCTCACAGATCAACCAGCTG GTCTCCACCATCATGTCTGCCAGCACCACCACACTCAGGTATCCTGGGTACATGAACAACGACCTCATCGGGCTGATCGCCTCGCTGATCCCCACGCCCCGGCTGCACTTCCTCATGACGGGGTACACGCCACTCACCACCGACCAGTCG GTGGCCAGCGTGAGGAAAACCACAGTCCTGGATGTGATGAGAAGATTGTTGCAGCCTAAAAACGTGATGGTGTCCACGGGGCGAGACAGGCAGACCAACCACTGCTACATTGCCATCCTCAACATCATCCAGGGGGAGGTGGATCCTACACAG GTTCACAAGAGTCTGCAGCGGATCCGGGAGAGGAAGTTGGCCAACTTCATCCCCTGGGGCCCTGCCAGCATCCAGGTGGCTTTGTCCCGCAAGTCCCCTTACCTGCCGTCCGCTCACCGCGTCAGTGGTCTCATGATGGCAAACCATACCAACATCTCCTCG CTGTTCGAGCGGACGTGCCGGCAGTACGACAAGCTGCGCAAGCGGGAGGCCTTCCTGGAGCAGTTCCGCAAGGAGGACATCTTCAAGGACAACTTCGATGAGCTGGACAACTCCCGGGAGATTGTGCAGCAGCTCATCGACGAGTATCACGCGGCCACGCGCCCCGACTACATCTCCTGGGGCACGCAGGAGCAGTGA